CTCACCACCTGTTCGCGCATGTCGATCATGTAGCGCACCTTGTCGATGAAGGGCACGACGATGTTCAGGCCGGGCGCGAGGGTGTCCTTGTACTTGCCGAAGCGCTCGACGACACCGGCGCGCGCCTGGGGCACGATCCGGATCGTCTTGCCGAGCACGACGATGACGAACAGGAACAACACCGCCAGCAATATCGAGATGGCCAGCATGGGCAGGTCTCCTTGAGGGGGTCTCGGTGGTCGGGCTGGGGTGGGAGCCGGGGCGGGTCAGGCCTCGAGGCGCGGCACGGGGTGCACGTAGGCGGTGGCGCCCCGGATCTCGAGCACCTCGATGTTCTCGCCCGGGGTGATGGTGGTCATCGTGTCGTACGGCGAGGCCGACCACTCCTCGCCGCCCACCCGGATCCTGCCGACCTCGGTGGCGCTGATCTGCTGGGTGACCACACCTTGGGTGCCGATCAGCCGTCCGTGGGACATCCGCAGGTCGGGGCCGCTGTGGAGCTTGGCGATCAGACGCGGCCGGAGCAGCAGGAGGGTGGCCAGCGACGCGGCGGCAGCGGTCAGCACCTGGAGCACCAGGGGCAGGTCGAAGGCGCCGGTGACGGCACCGGCCAGGGCCCCGGCGGCGAGCGCCATGAAGATCAGGTCGAGGCTGAACATCTCCGCGACGCTCAGCGCGGCCGCGGCAGCGAGCCACGCGGCCCAGCTGTTCTCGGTCCACCACTCCATGACTTCACCCTACCCAGGTGGGCGCACCGCACACGGCCGGACGCACGCGGCTACCGGGAGCGGTTGCGACGCCGCGCGGTCCAGCGCTCGTCCTCGTGCCCGACGCTGAGCGGCATCCCGAACGTCGCCGACAGCGCGGACTCGGTGATCACCTGGTCCAGCAGCCCCGCCTCGACGACCCGGCCCTCACGCAGCAGCAGGGCGTGGGTGAAGCCGGGCGGGATCTCCTCGACGTGGTGCGAGACCAGCACGGTCGCCGGCGAGTCGGGGTCGTAGGCCAGCATCGAGAGCGTCGCCACGAGGTCCTCGCGCCCGCCGAGGTCGAGGCCGGCGGCCGGCTCGTCGAGCAGCAGCAGCTCGGGG
This Nocardioides dokdonensis FR1436 DNA region includes the following protein-coding sequences:
- a CDS encoding NfeD family protein, which produces MEWWTENSWAAWLAAAAALSVAEMFSLDLIFMALAAGALAGAVTGAFDLPLVLQVLTAAAASLATLLLLRPRLIAKLHSGPDLRMSHGRLIGTQGVVTQQISATEVGRIRVGGEEWSASPYDTMTTITPGENIEVLEIRGATAYVHPVPRLEA